From one Paenibacillus sp. FSL K6-1330 genomic stretch:
- a CDS encoding DUF2087 domain-containing protein, with protein sequence MDPNERFWNASIDELKQGYIDEGPVWVCLLCGKTIEKGIIYPDQDVLYESERYMTVHIRREHGSVFQYFSGLDKKLTGLTEHQNRLLQLFYQGKNDKEVQQELGIGSASTIRNHRFALKEKERQSKVLLTLMELLKEKDDHAPAFVEIPKQAKMVDERYNVTEEERQAILAKVFPEGTDGPLKTFKLKEKQKYVVLREIAARFKPDVLYSEQEINDTIGRDNPDYVTIRRYLIEYGFLNRTDDGSQYWLTT encoded by the coding sequence ATGGATCCGAACGAGCGTTTCTGGAATGCTTCTATAGATGAACTTAAACAAGGCTATATCGACGAAGGGCCCGTATGGGTATGCCTCCTGTGTGGCAAGACGATTGAGAAAGGGATCATCTACCCGGACCAAGATGTGTTATATGAGTCAGAACGATACATGACGGTTCATATCCGCCGGGAGCATGGCTCCGTATTTCAGTATTTTTCTGGCCTCGATAAGAAGCTGACTGGACTGACCGAGCATCAGAATCGATTGCTGCAGCTCTTCTACCAAGGCAAGAACGATAAAGAGGTACAACAGGAGCTCGGCATAGGCAGTGCATCGACGATTCGCAATCACCGGTTTGCCCTGAAGGAGAAGGAAAGACAGTCCAAGGTGCTGCTGACTTTAATGGAGCTGCTGAAGGAGAAGGATGACCATGCACCGGCATTCGTGGAAATTCCAAAGCAGGCCAAAATGGTGGATGAGCGCTACAATGTTACGGAAGAAGAGAGGCAAGCGATCCTGGCCAAGGTGTTTCCCGAAGGGACCGATGGCCCGCTGAAGACATTTAAGCTCAAAGAGAAACAAAAGTACGTCGTTTTACGAGAAATCGCTGCCCGTTTTAAACCGGATGTCTTGTATTCCGAACAGGAAATCAACGATACGATCGGAAGAGACAATCCCGATTATGTGACCATTCGCCGATATTTGATCGAATATGGTTTTTTGAATCGCACGGATGATGGAAGCCAGTACTGGTTAACGACATAA
- a CDS encoding MFS transporter yields the protein MGFIQQSAKEMHSWPRNIKLFFLANVLYQIGTGMFSVLYNLYIQGLGYNDSMNGTVVSIQSLATALMFIPIGLIGDRGSRKRILVLGALLSGAGLIARSFLESEFSLLGLAIYTGLFASFFQVLAIPFLAENTAKAARMRIFSIHASLVLASQVLGSMGGGFLADALQAVGMNKVGSLKTALFIGGLATFAAFIPLLFTTDQKAEEIQALDAPLTDHQPAQAGGAVNTSGLGDYKVIGQFALAQLLIGLGSGLVVPYLNLYFTNRFSVSLSAVGILISLGQVMTIVSMLIGPTLVNRVGAVRAVVLFQVLSLPFLLLTGFTNVLLIASVGFLFRQALMNAANPIQSSILIDRVPDHRRGIANSVTQTAFMLGWATMGPVQSKLVTTYGSYWGYAITFCITGTLYVVSSFLYYRMFRERKSSSLSSSDTTATL from the coding sequence ATGGGTTTCATTCAACAGTCGGCAAAAGAAATGCATTCTTGGCCGCGTAACATCAAGCTGTTTTTTCTAGCTAACGTGTTGTATCAGATCGGTACCGGCATGTTTAGCGTGCTCTACAATTTGTACATACAAGGCCTTGGATATAATGACTCCATGAATGGAACAGTGGTCAGTATTCAATCCCTGGCCACGGCACTGATGTTCATTCCGATTGGCCTGATCGGAGACCGTGGCAGCCGCAAACGAATCCTCGTCCTTGGGGCGTTGTTAAGCGGTGCAGGACTGATCGCGCGCTCTTTTCTTGAAAGCGAGTTCAGCTTGCTTGGTCTTGCAATATATACCGGTTTATTCGCATCCTTTTTTCAGGTGCTGGCTATCCCCTTTCTAGCGGAAAACACGGCGAAAGCGGCTCGCATGCGGATCTTTAGCATCCACGCCTCGCTTGTTCTTGCTTCTCAAGTGCTCGGAAGCATGGGAGGCGGATTCTTGGCGGATGCCCTGCAGGCCGTTGGTATGAACAAGGTCGGCAGCTTGAAAACCGCGCTTTTCATAGGCGGCCTGGCAACCTTTGCGGCGTTTATCCCGCTTTTGTTCACAACCGATCAGAAGGCCGAGGAGATACAGGCACTGGATGCACCGCTTACTGATCATCAACCAGCTCAGGCAGGAGGAGCTGTTAACACCTCCGGTTTGGGGGATTACAAAGTCATCGGTCAGTTCGCGCTTGCCCAATTGTTAATCGGCCTGGGATCAGGGCTTGTCGTGCCTTATTTGAATTTATATTTTACCAACCGCTTCTCGGTATCGTTATCGGCAGTCGGAATTCTGATATCACTCGGACAAGTCATGACAATCGTATCGATGCTGATCGGACCTACACTGGTGAATCGGGTGGGAGCCGTCAGGGCCGTGGTGCTCTTTCAAGTCCTATCCTTGCCCTTCCTGCTGTTAACCGGGTTTACGAACGTACTCCTCATCGCATCGGTCGGCTTCCTGTTCCGCCAAGCCCTGATGAATGCCGCCAATCCGATACAGTCCTCTATTCTGATCGACCGCGTACCGGATCACCGAAGAGGAATCGCCAATTCGGTCACGCAAACAGCCTTCATGCTGGGCTGGGCTACCATGGGACCCGTACAATCTAAACTCGTCACCACTTACGGCAGCTATTGGGGATATGCGATCACATTTTGTATTACCGGAACGCTATATGTTGTATCTTCGTTTCTATACTACCGAATGTTCCGTGAGCGAAAGAGCAGCAGCCTCTCCTCCTCTGATACTACCGCTACTCTCTAA
- a CDS encoding polyphosphate polymerase domain-containing protein, translating to MTTPLKYRNELKFFVNIHQYQIIRQRLRNLVTYDQHAGLGGEYHIRSLYFDDINNKALYEKLAGVRDRVKYRIRIYNVTDDTIHFEKKIKFRDYIAKLKEPLTRELVDQIMAGQYECLYQPDKPLMMELYHEMKHKLMRPKVIVDYVREPYVCPNGNVRITFDKELRTGLHSTDLFNRNLLPIRAIDENLIILEVKYDEYIPDYIKIALQLEGLGRQSASKYVMCRKFLKYNTWEDQ from the coding sequence ATGACGACCCCATTGAAATACCGGAACGAGCTGAAATTTTTTGTGAATATTCACCAGTACCAAATCATCCGTCAACGATTGAGAAATCTGGTGACCTACGATCAGCATGCAGGACTCGGCGGGGAATATCACATTCGAAGTTTGTACTTTGATGATATCAACAACAAAGCGTTATACGAGAAGCTGGCTGGGGTTCGGGACCGGGTGAAATACCGCATCCGCATCTACAACGTAACCGACGACACCATTCATTTTGAGAAAAAAATCAAATTCCGGGATTACATCGCCAAGCTGAAGGAGCCGCTTACAAGGGAGCTGGTTGATCAGATCATGGCCGGTCAATACGAATGCCTCTATCAACCAGACAAGCCATTGATGATGGAGCTGTATCACGAGATGAAGCATAAGCTGATGCGGCCCAAGGTCATTGTCGATTATGTCCGGGAGCCGTATGTCTGTCCTAACGGAAATGTCCGGATTACGTTTGATAAGGAGCTTCGAACCGGCCTGCACTCCACGGATCTGTTCAATCGGAATCTGCTGCCCATCCGGGCGATCGATGAGAATCTGATCATACTGGAAGTCAAATATGACGAGTATATCCCGGATTACATCAAAATCGCGCTGCAGCTGGAAGGACTGGGCCGTCAATCGGCCTCCAAGTACGTGATGTGCCGCAAATTTCTGAAATATAACACATGGGAGGATCAATAA
- a CDS encoding DUF4956 domain-containing protein: MNTTSTSSSTSTTNFSDIIKNSVMENFVSDISIAKILITLSVSFVIGLFIYLLYKRVFSGVLYSKSFNVSLIGMTMITAVVIIAINSNLVLSLGMVGALSIVRFRTPIKDPTDLIFLFWAAVAGIVTGAGFYTLAAIGSIAVGLILFFFIKKATVNTPYLLVIHCDNEQSEQSVKEQIGQAVKRYNLKQKTVTPGSIELTLEVRLRDAEGQFVNKLSQLPGVHNAVLISYSGDYVS; encoded by the coding sequence ATGAACACCACATCTACATCAAGCAGTACGAGCACCACCAATTTTTCGGATATCATCAAAAACTCCGTCATGGAAAACTTCGTATCCGATATCAGCATCGCCAAAATCCTGATTACGCTGTCCGTTTCTTTCGTTATCGGGCTATTTATTTATCTGCTCTATAAAAGAGTCTTCAGCGGCGTGCTGTATTCCAAAAGCTTTAATGTGTCTCTGATCGGGATGACCATGATCACGGCCGTTGTCATCATTGCCATTAACTCAAATCTCGTGCTCTCGCTCGGTATGGTCGGCGCACTCTCCATCGTCCGTTTCCGTACGCCCATCAAGGATCCAACCGATCTGATCTTCCTGTTCTGGGCCGCGGTTGCCGGGATCGTAACCGGAGCCGGGTTCTACACGCTGGCAGCCATCGGCTCCATCGCAGTCGGTCTTATCCTGTTCTTCTTCATTAAAAAAGCAACAGTGAATACGCCTTATCTGCTCGTGATTCATTGCGATAATGAGCAGAGCGAGCAATCCGTAAAAGAACAAATCGGTCAAGCCGTGAAGCGTTATAATCTGAAGCAAAAAACCGTGACGCCAGGCAGCATTGAACTGACACTGGAAGTAAGGCTGCGTGACGCCGAAGGCCAGTTCGTAAACAAGCTGTCCCAGCTCCCGGGTGTCCATAACGCGGTACTGATCAGTTACAGTGGCGACTATGTATCCTAA
- a CDS encoding CotH kinase family protein, translating to MKKIRMTVLLALVLTIFLLISGCQWTRTAAETVSSTESDAQQEQIDSTVFPKDKVIDVKITMDEADFQNMLDNASAEEYKEASVNYNGIQFDHVGIRTKGNLSLRSVVNSDSDRYSFKISFDEYLNQTLNGISKINLNNNYSDASYMREFLTYELADSVGLPTPGFSYVNVYVNDELWGFYLAIEQIGDSYLERHFDHSYGALYKAEMTGAGSDLTWLGNDPDSYTGLVMKSKSSNDDVLIDMLDELNNGSDYEKVLDVDNVLKYVALNVVASNMDSYLGMNKQNYYLYENNGIFSVLPWDYNMAFGGFGGSSILIDEPTQGALAERPLIAKLLEVDKYKERYHAILSEMLEGYMQQETFNERVAQLQDLISEHVKKDPRPFYSYEDYEQSIPTLTSFVEESTDNIQQQLDGTIPSAGDGSGSGGMSPGGGGGMRPGGGGGLVPGGNNSTPQPNSNGGTQGNTTDTDNGTSTTPGGDGGSGTNGNGMLPPNDTPAGGTSAGKTPANSNGAAPEPSGDASGSSADATSGKAEGGPDPDTVPTGDEPSLSVVSAVGSSASPPSAGNQSTMPQDPGQNGQGQMPDFPQGQMGNGFGGEFGGQMQGGRGMGRPGDWSNGAAEEQGSAKEALYAGVSIVLLLLSCLLVTLYKRKRL from the coding sequence ATGAAAAAGATAAGAATGACGGTCCTGCTGGCCCTTGTGCTGACCATATTCCTCCTGATCTCAGGCTGCCAATGGACACGCACAGCTGCCGAAACGGTAAGCAGCACGGAGAGTGATGCCCAGCAGGAGCAAATCGATTCAACGGTTTTTCCGAAGGATAAAGTCATAGATGTTAAAATCACGATGGACGAAGCGGATTTTCAGAATATGCTGGACAATGCCAGCGCCGAAGAATATAAAGAAGCATCCGTCAATTACAACGGCATACAATTTGATCATGTCGGCATTCGCACCAAAGGCAATTTAAGCCTGCGCAGCGTGGTCAATTCCGACTCCGACCGTTACAGCTTCAAAATATCCTTTGACGAATACCTCAATCAAACCTTGAATGGAATCAGTAAAATCAATCTGAACAACAACTACAGCGACGCCTCGTATATGCGGGAATTCCTCACCTACGAGCTGGCGGATTCCGTCGGACTGCCAACACCCGGCTTCTCTTACGTCAATGTATACGTTAACGATGAATTATGGGGGTTCTATCTCGCAATTGAACAGATTGGCGACTCCTATCTGGAGCGTCATTTCGATCATTCGTACGGCGCGTTGTACAAGGCTGAGATGACCGGCGCTGGCAGCGATCTGACTTGGCTTGGCAATGACCCTGATTCCTATACCGGACTTGTCATGAAATCCAAATCATCCAACGATGATGTATTGATCGATATGCTGGATGAGCTCAATAACGGCTCCGATTATGAGAAGGTGCTGGATGTGGATAATGTACTTAAGTACGTTGCCTTAAATGTCGTTGCTTCCAATATGGACAGCTACCTGGGGATGAACAAACAGAACTACTACCTGTATGAGAACAATGGCATCTTCTCTGTCCTGCCTTGGGATTATAATATGGCATTCGGAGGATTTGGGGGCTCCAGCATCCTCATTGACGAGCCAACCCAGGGAGCCTTGGCGGAACGGCCCCTGATTGCCAAACTGCTCGAGGTTGACAAATATAAGGAGCGCTATCACGCCATCCTCTCGGAGATGCTGGAAGGCTACATGCAGCAGGAAACATTCAATGAGCGGGTGGCGCAATTACAAGACTTAATTTCCGAACACGTAAAGAAAGACCCAAGACCCTTCTATTCCTATGAGGATTACGAGCAATCCATCCCGACATTGACCTCATTCGTGGAAGAGTCAACGGATAATATCCAGCAGCAGTTGGATGGAACGATCCCTTCCGCAGGCGATGGAAGCGGCAGCGGCGGCATGAGCCCCGGGGGTGGTGGCGGCATGCGACCTGGTGGTGGCGGCGGACTGGTACCTGGCGGAAATAACAGTACGCCGCAGCCTAATTCGAATGGAGGCACCCAGGGAAACACTACTGATACTGATAATGGCACGAGCACGACACCGGGTGGAGATGGCGGCAGCGGGACGAATGGAAATGGGATGCTTCCCCCTAACGACACCCCGGCCGGAGGCACCTCTGCCGGGAAAACGCCCGCCAACAGCAACGGTGCTGCGCCTGAACCTTCTGGCGACGCGTCGGGAAGTAGCGCAGATGCTACCTCAGGCAAAGCTGAAGGAGGCCCTGATCCTGACACCGTACCTACAGGGGATGAACCCTCCTTGTCAGTCGTATCAGCTGTCGGATCGAGCGCAAGCCCCCCTTCTGCTGGAAATCAATCAACCATGCCTCAGGACCCCGGCCAGAATGGTCAAGGCCAGATGCCGGATTTCCCTCAGGGGCAAATGGGGAACGGATTCGGCGGCGAGTTTGGCGGTCAAATGCAGGGAGGCCGGGGAATGGGCCGGCCGGGCGATTGGTCAAACGGGGCTGCCGAGGAACAAGGCAGTGCCAAGGAGGCCCTGTACGCCGGAGTATCCATCGTGCTGCTTCTTCTCTCTTGTCTCTTGGTAACGCTGTATAAACGTAAAAGACTGTAA
- a CDS encoding TVP38/TMEM64 family protein yields the protein MKSLIGYLDIMSYFTESNLEWLLEQFRALGPLPGILLTFLKSFIPPMPTIVIVGVNAAVYGLWAGFLYSWIGMVAGCLTTFLIVRKISGTALIERWANKPKVQRGMRWIQRNGFSYVFLLGILPVGPFVAVNVAAGLARMNLMSYLMAVTLGKGIMVFCVSYIGANLSDFIAEPFKLFGVLAFIVLSLLVSRKLDSYFIRKQSVHDQQAELESH from the coding sequence GTGAAGTCATTGATTGGCTACTTGGACATCATGTCTTACTTTACAGAGAGCAATCTGGAATGGTTATTAGAACAATTTAGAGCATTAGGCCCTCTGCCGGGCATCCTTCTGACTTTTCTGAAATCCTTCATTCCACCGATGCCCACGATCGTGATTGTAGGTGTGAATGCGGCGGTGTATGGGCTGTGGGCCGGGTTTCTTTACTCTTGGATCGGCATGGTGGCAGGATGCTTAACGACCTTTCTCATCGTGCGCAAAATATCCGGTACAGCACTGATCGAACGCTGGGCGAATAAACCTAAAGTTCAGCGTGGTATGCGCTGGATTCAGCGCAACGGTTTCAGTTACGTTTTCCTGCTTGGCATACTCCCCGTAGGGCCGTTTGTAGCGGTCAACGTAGCCGCCGGGCTAGCTAGAATGAACCTGATGTCCTATCTGATGGCTGTAACCTTGGGCAAGGGCATTATGGTGTTCTGTGTCTCTTACATCGGTGCCAACCTGTCCGATTTTATTGCGGAACCTTTTAAATTGTTCGGTGTCCTTGCCTTTATCGTGCTGTCCTTGTTGGTCAGTCGGAAGCTGGATTCATACTTTATCAGAAAACAATCCGTACACGATCAACAAGCAGAGCTCGAGTCCCATTGA
- a CDS encoding DinB family protein has protein sequence MSDKQQLLNEYSAWIGKVKEFAEQEEGFWSTPIAEGKWAVRDVVCHIMRWDEYFYNEAIAKISTGDALTVRHMDYDTFNEQSRQYAKTLSTEALVDQTIIAREKLIRAIEALPETSYELRYTDGDGHPFEVAQFMRDFIWHDNHHLAQLNQVLQVS, from the coding sequence ATGAGTGACAAACAGCAGCTGCTGAATGAGTATTCCGCATGGATCGGCAAAGTGAAAGAATTCGCGGAACAGGAAGAGGGATTCTGGAGCACCCCGATTGCAGAGGGGAAATGGGCCGTACGTGATGTGGTGTGCCATATCATGCGCTGGGATGAGTATTTTTACAATGAAGCCATTGCCAAAATTTCTACAGGGGATGCATTGACCGTACGGCATATGGATTATGATACTTTCAATGAACAGTCGAGGCAATATGCCAAGACGTTATCAACAGAAGCGCTGGTGGATCAGACGATAATCGCAAGGGAGAAGCTGATTCGGGCGATCGAAGCCCTGCCTGAAACGTCATATGAGCTGCGGTACACGGACGGGGACGGGCATCCCTTTGAGGTAGCGCAATTTATGCGGGATTTCATCTGGCACGACAACCACCATCTGGCTCAGCTGAATCAGGTGCTTCAGGTCAGCTAG
- a CDS encoding DUF4269 domain-containing protein yields the protein MQEHMDFLNLEYLQLGSAKQKQAAMVIDELRLWNHLKPCNPILVGTIPIGIDIASSDLDIICHVTDFARFERKLTTHYSELVSNFTCSSRMVNNVDRTVARFEYKGWEFEIFAQPIPSTKQNGYRHMIVEYKLLKRLGETARQGIIELKRSGYKTEPAFAKLLHITGDPYEELLKMYHWPEDRLDAYIKSYMDKENEYE from the coding sequence ATGCAAGAACATATGGATTTTCTTAATTTGGAGTACTTACAACTAGGCTCTGCTAAACAGAAGCAAGCAGCCATGGTTATAGACGAGCTTAGACTATGGAATCATTTGAAACCCTGCAACCCGATATTGGTGGGTACGATCCCTATTGGGATTGACATCGCTTCAAGCGATCTCGATATCATATGCCATGTGACGGATTTTGCCCGTTTTGAGCGAAAGCTCACGACGCATTATAGTGAACTTGTTTCGAATTTCACATGCTCATCCCGTATGGTCAACAACGTGGATCGAACGGTGGCTCGTTTTGAGTATAAGGGGTGGGAATTTGAGATTTTTGCACAGCCAATACCTTCGACGAAGCAGAATGGTTACCGTCATATGATTGTGGAATACAAGCTTTTGAAGCGACTCGGTGAAACTGCAAGACAAGGCATCATCGAGCTGAAGAGGTCGGGTTACAAGACGGAGCCTGCCTTTGCGAAGCTGTTACATATCACAGGCGATCCTTATGAGGAGCTGCTCAAGATGTATCACTGGCCGGAGGATCGACTGGACGCCTATATTAAATCTTATATGGACAAGGAGAATGAGTATGAGTGA
- a CDS encoding GNAT family N-acetyltransferase, whose product MRHLPSEELIHRIQDSETDYMLDRMKAIEGRTGNPEGVEMKRFGHVLCLYSKTMPWLSFNTVKGLRSEDLNNLDDIIDFYRSRDRKFQFEIVPGLVNQEVLTALADRGFYQSAFHNSMYMNPQEMKGVQGNGIVIRTIDKDEFEDYAKVHCRGTGLPDQGIPSVAANNRVLYSRPGWSFYIAYVEDEPAAAGVMYVNQSTASLTFAATLPEHRRQGLQQELLRRRIQDAKLAGCDLIASQCAFLSQSHRNMESIGMKLGYVRTTWTER is encoded by the coding sequence ATGCGGCATCTTCCATCTGAGGAACTTATCCATCGAATTCAGGATTCGGAAACGGATTATATGTTGGATCGAATGAAAGCAATCGAAGGTCGGACCGGAAATCCCGAAGGGGTCGAAATGAAGCGCTTCGGCCATGTACTGTGCTTGTACAGTAAGACGATGCCTTGGCTTTCTTTTAACACGGTGAAAGGACTGCGTTCAGAGGATCTGAATAACTTGGACGATATCATCGACTTTTATCGATCGAGGGACCGCAAATTCCAGTTTGAGATCGTACCCGGCCTGGTGAATCAGGAAGTCCTGACTGCGCTTGCCGATCGCGGATTCTATCAATCTGCTTTTCATAATTCCATGTATATGAACCCGCAAGAGATGAAGGGGGTGCAAGGTAATGGAATTGTGATCAGAACAATAGACAAAGATGAATTTGAGGATTATGCTAAAGTTCATTGTCGTGGAACAGGATTGCCTGATCAAGGAATTCCATCTGTAGCCGCGAATAATCGTGTATTGTATTCACGCCCGGGATGGAGCTTCTATATCGCTTATGTCGAAGATGAACCGGCTGCAGCTGGCGTCATGTATGTAAATCAATCGACAGCGTCACTAACATTTGCTGCAACACTCCCGGAGCATCGTAGACAGGGCTTGCAGCAGGAGCTGCTTCGCAGGAGAATACAGGATGCGAAGCTTGCAGGATGCGATCTGATTGCCTCCCAATGTGCCTTCTTATCGCAGAGCCATCGTAATATGGAATCGATTGGCATGAAGCTGGGTTATGTTCGGACGACGTGGACCGAGCGCTAG
- a CDS encoding DsbA family oxidoreductase translates to MKVEIWSDFMCPFCYIGKRRFESALEQFPNKDQVEVVYRSFELDPSASYKTGVSMDEILASKYGMSIEQAKAANGNVTQQAASVGLTYHMDRVIPANSFDAHRLVHFASGHGKMKEMTERLFRAHFTDGENLGDKNRLADLAAEVGLERDQAVAALESDDFQSEVRADESAATNLGIRGVPFFVLGGKYAVSGAQPLEVFTDALDKAYREANPLVMVNDSDSSDGMCADGSCDLPGNAK, encoded by the coding sequence ATGAAAGTTGAAATATGGTCGGATTTTATGTGTCCGTTCTGTTATATTGGTAAACGCCGTTTCGAATCGGCTTTGGAGCAATTCCCTAATAAAGATCAGGTTGAGGTGGTATACCGCAGCTTTGAGCTGGATCCCAGTGCATCGTATAAGACCGGGGTTTCCATGGATGAGATATTGGCATCCAAATACGGCATGAGTATCGAACAGGCTAAGGCTGCGAACGGCAACGTGACCCAGCAAGCGGCAAGCGTCGGGCTTACTTATCATATGGATCGCGTCATCCCGGCCAATTCATTTGATGCTCACCGCCTGGTTCATTTTGCATCCGGGCATGGTAAAATGAAAGAAATGACGGAGCGGTTGTTCCGTGCACACTTTACAGACGGCGAGAATCTTGGTGATAAGAATCGGTTGGCTGATCTGGCGGCTGAAGTCGGCCTGGAGCGGGATCAGGCAGTGGCTGCGCTCGAGAGTGACGATTTCCAATCGGAAGTAAGGGCAGATGAATCCGCTGCAACAAATTTGGGGATTCGGGGAGTGCCATTCTTCGTACTGGGAGGCAAATACGCCGTGTCCGGTGCGCAGCCGCTGGAAGTGTTCACGGACGCCCTGGATAAGGCTTATCGTGAAGCGAATCCGCTAGTGATGGTGAATGACTCCGACAGCAGCGACGGCATGTGTGCCGACGGATCTTGCGATTTGCCAGGCAACGCGAAATAA
- a CDS encoding VOC family protein yields MNNKIQKITPNLWFDTQAEQAAELYTSIFKNSKIGRITHHGKDNHGIPEGTVMTVEFQLDGQEFVALNGGPYFKFTEAISFIVNCEDQDELDYFWEKLSEGGDEKAQNCGWLKDKYGVSWQIIPSNLTEMVSDPDPEKSERVMKALLQTKSKIDIKTLMQAYEG; encoded by the coding sequence ATGAATAACAAAATCCAAAAAATCACGCCAAACTTGTGGTTCGATACACAAGCCGAACAGGCGGCAGAGTTGTACACTTCTATTTTTAAAAATTCGAAGATAGGAAGAATCACTCACCATGGCAAAGATAATCACGGGATACCAGAAGGAACCGTAATGACTGTGGAATTTCAGCTGGACGGGCAAGAATTCGTAGCCTTAAATGGCGGTCCGTATTTCAAATTCACAGAGGCAATATCATTTATCGTGAACTGTGAAGATCAAGATGAATTGGACTATTTTTGGGAAAAACTCTCCGAAGGCGGAGATGAAAAGGCTCAAAACTGCGGTTGGCTAAAAGATAAGTATGGCGTGTCGTGGCAAATTATTCCTTCCAATCTAACCGAGATGGTAAGCGACCCAGATCCAGAAAAATCAGAAAGAGTTATGAAAGCATTGCTCCAAACGAAGAGTAAAATTGACATAAAAACTTTGATGCAAGCGTATGAGGGATAA
- a CDS encoding YqkE family protein, with protein MAKKKKTSPLPRTEAADKPATLKDMLDPQVLAKLKATTESLKANEAERLEQERQEREAVRKAEQKRRDNDFEYLLEHSEMDWKKYK; from the coding sequence ATGGCAAAAAAGAAAAAAACATCCCCATTGCCGCGAACTGAAGCTGCCGATAAACCCGCAACGTTAAAGGATATGCTGGACCCTCAAGTTCTGGCGAAGTTGAAGGCAACGACCGAATCCTTGAAAGCCAATGAAGCCGAGCGGCTTGAGCAGGAAAGGCAGGAACGGGAAGCTGTGCGCAAGGCTGAACAGAAGCGGCGTGATAATGATTTTGAGTATCTACTGGAACACAGCGAGATGGATTGGAAAAAATATAAGTGA
- a CDS encoding alpha/beta fold hydrolase yields the protein MIYHIDYVSEGLHVKGYLGLPPQLPRSSTHEMSEAVDAIPGVTVVGTLACSLNKDTVPEGSFRSTEPKLPLVLYCRGGIGRVGAVRLKWVEEFAAQGYAVFAPAYRGNESSEGRDEFGGADTMDVISAIEWLSRISWIDNKRIHLLGFSRGAINAAVAAALSSHVSKMILWSGVSDLAQTYEERIDLRRMMKRIIGGTPTKFPERYLLRSPIHYADRIRCPVLIVHGTRDEQVLVEHSYRMLDKLQEQGHQPEAHLYEGLGHHFPPPQHAAAINRMFDWLKK from the coding sequence ATGATCTATCATATTGATTATGTCTCAGAGGGATTACATGTCAAGGGGTATCTGGGTCTGCCGCCGCAATTGCCCCGTTCAAGCACCCATGAGATGTCCGAAGCGGTCGATGCCATACCCGGCGTAACGGTAGTCGGCACGCTTGCATGCTCATTGAATAAGGACACTGTCCCGGAAGGATCCTTCAGGTCAACTGAACCTAAGCTGCCACTGGTCCTGTATTGCCGCGGCGGCATTGGACGGGTTGGGGCGGTAAGGTTAAAATGGGTCGAAGAATTCGCAGCGCAAGGATATGCGGTGTTTGCTCCAGCCTATCGTGGGAATGAAAGCAGCGAGGGCAGGGATGAATTCGGCGGTGCCGATACGATGGACGTGATCTCCGCAATCGAATGGCTATCGCGCATTTCATGGATAGATAACAAACGTATTCATCTGTTAGGCTTTTCCCGCGGGGCGATCAATGCTGCCGTGGCAGCCGCCCTGTCGTCGCATGTATCCAAAATGATTCTCTGGAGCGGCGTCTCCGACCTGGCCCAAACCTACGAGGAACGAATCGATCTGCGCAGAATGATGAAACGCATCATTGGCGGTACGCCAACCAAGTTTCCGGAACGATACCTTCTCCGGTCTCCGATCCATTATGCGGACCGAATCCGATGTCCGGTCCTGATTGTCCATGGGACGCGGGACGAGCAGGTCCTGGTGGAACATAGTTACCGGATGCTGGACAAGCTTCAAGAGCAGGGACATCAGCCGGAAGCCCATCTGTACGAAGGTCTTGGGCATCATTTCCCGCCGCCGCAGCATGCAGCGGCGATCAACCGGATGTTCGACTGGTTGAAGAAATAA